A genomic region of Oryza glaberrima chromosome 1, OglaRS2, whole genome shotgun sequence contains the following coding sequences:
- the LOC127760048 gene encoding mitochondrial thiamine diphosphate carrier 2 isoform X2, translated as MAPRKKKEVFASSQGKQIRFLHYKAETPPQRQEPNRLLLPKRPKPPTSSRPFSPPPPPPPPTRRRPMGSEEEPSQMRRALVDALAGAISGGISRTVTSPLDVIKIRFQVQLEPTTSWGVLRRDVYGPSKYTGLLQASKDILREEGLPGFWRGNVPALLMYMPYTAIQFTVLHKLKTFASGSSKTEDHLHLSPYLSYVSGAIAGCAATVGSYPFDLLRTILASQGEPKVYPDMRSAFLDIMKTRGFRGLYAGLTPTLVEIIPYAGLQFGSYDTFKRSMMTWNRYRYSHLNSGSEDDSVSSFQLFLCGFAAGTFSKAACHPLDVVKKRFQIEGLKRHPRYGARIESSTYKGMYHALKEIVAKEGFGGLYKGLFPSLVKSAPAGAVTFVAYEYISDWIGSKAGVE; from the exons ATGGCGCCAcgtaaaaaaaaggaagtgtTCGCCTCGTCACAAGGCAAGCAAATCCGCTTTCTCCATTACAAAGCGGAGACCCCGCCGCAACGCCAAGAGCCAaaccgcctcctccttcccaaaAGGCCAAAACCGCCCACCTCCTCTCGCCCCttctcgccgcctccgccgccgccgccgccgacgaggaggaggccgatggGCTCCGAGGAGGAGCCGTCGCAGATGCGGAGGGCGCTGGTGGACGCGCTCGCGGGGGCCATCTCCGGCGGCATCTCCCGCACCGTCACCTCCCCCCTCGACGTCATCAAAATCCGCTTCCAG GTTCAATTGGAGCCCACAACCTCGTGGGGTGTACTTCGAAGGGATGTCTATGGACCTTCCAAGTACACTGGGCTTTTGCAAGCAAGTAAAGATATTCTCCGAGAGGAAGGTTTGCCG GGATTTTGGAGAGGAAATGTTCCAGCCCTATTAATGTATATGCCATATACAGCTATACAATTCACTGTTCTACACAAGCTAAAAACATTTGCTTCTGGTTCATCCAAAACAG AGGATCATTTGCACTTGAGTCCTTACCTATCGTATGTAAGTGGGGCTATAGCAGGATGTGCAGCAACAGTAGGATCATATCCATTTGACCTTCTCAGAACAATTCTTGCATCACAGGGTGAACCGAAG GTTTACCCTGACATGAGGTCTGCATTTCTTGATATAATGAAAACCCGCGGTTTCCGAGGACTTTACGCCGGTCTAACTCCAACTCTTGTTGAAATCATACCATATGCTGGCTTACAGTTTGGTTCATATGATACTTTCAAACGGTCGATGATG aCATGGAATAGGTACCGATATTCACATCTTAACTCAGGAAGTGAGGATGATTCAGTATCAAGCTTCCAGTTATTTCTTTGTGGATTTGCAGCCGGAACATTTTCAAAAGCTGCTTGTCACCCACTTGATGTTGTAAAGAAAAGATTTCAG ATTGAAGGATTAAAACGACATCCAAGATATGGCGCCCGAATTGAGAGCAGCACATACAAGGGCATGTACCATGCCCTAAAAGAGATTGTTGCGAAGGAGGGGTTTGGAGGCCTTTATAAAGGACTTTTTCCATCTTTGGTGAAATCGGCTCCTGCTGGTGCCGTGACATTTGTGGCATATGAATACATCTCAGACTG GATAGGGAGCAAAGCTGGAGTCGAGTGA
- the LOC127760048 gene encoding mitochondrial thiamine diphosphate carrier 2 isoform X1 codes for MAPRKKKEVFASSQGKQIRFLHYKAETPPQRQEPNRLLLPKRPKPPTSSRPFSPPPPPPPPTRRRPMGSEEEPSQMRRALVDALAGAISGGISRTVTSPLDVIKIRFQVQLEPTTSWGVLRRDVYGPSKYTGLLQASKDILREEGLPGFWRGNVPALLMYMPYTAIQFTVLHKLKTFASGSSKTEDHLHLSPYLSYVSGAIAGCAATVGSYPFDLLRTILASQGEPKVYPDMRSAFLDIMKTRGFRGLYAGLTPTLVEIIPYAGLQFGSYDTFKRSMMTWNRYRYSHLNSGSEDDSVSSFQLFLCGFAAGTFSKAACHPLDVVKKRFQIEGLKRHPRYGARIESSTYKGMYHALKEIVAKEGFGGLYKGLFPSLVKSAPAGAVTFVAYEYISDCLIDPFLEEAAVPLDLAVYTRFEEPTKPAG; via the exons ATGGCGCCAcgtaaaaaaaaggaagtgtTCGCCTCGTCACAAGGCAAGCAAATCCGCTTTCTCCATTACAAAGCGGAGACCCCGCCGCAACGCCAAGAGCCAaaccgcctcctccttcccaaaAGGCCAAAACCGCCCACCTCCTCTCGCCCCttctcgccgcctccgccgccgccgccgccgacgaggaggaggccgatggGCTCCGAGGAGGAGCCGTCGCAGATGCGGAGGGCGCTGGTGGACGCGCTCGCGGGGGCCATCTCCGGCGGCATCTCCCGCACCGTCACCTCCCCCCTCGACGTCATCAAAATCCGCTTCCAG GTTCAATTGGAGCCCACAACCTCGTGGGGTGTACTTCGAAGGGATGTCTATGGACCTTCCAAGTACACTGGGCTTTTGCAAGCAAGTAAAGATATTCTCCGAGAGGAAGGTTTGCCG GGATTTTGGAGAGGAAATGTTCCAGCCCTATTAATGTATATGCCATATACAGCTATACAATTCACTGTTCTACACAAGCTAAAAACATTTGCTTCTGGTTCATCCAAAACAG AGGATCATTTGCACTTGAGTCCTTACCTATCGTATGTAAGTGGGGCTATAGCAGGATGTGCAGCAACAGTAGGATCATATCCATTTGACCTTCTCAGAACAATTCTTGCATCACAGGGTGAACCGAAG GTTTACCCTGACATGAGGTCTGCATTTCTTGATATAATGAAAACCCGCGGTTTCCGAGGACTTTACGCCGGTCTAACTCCAACTCTTGTTGAAATCATACCATATGCTGGCTTACAGTTTGGTTCATATGATACTTTCAAACGGTCGATGATG aCATGGAATAGGTACCGATATTCACATCTTAACTCAGGAAGTGAGGATGATTCAGTATCAAGCTTCCAGTTATTTCTTTGTGGATTTGCAGCCGGAACATTTTCAAAAGCTGCTTGTCACCCACTTGATGTTGTAAAGAAAAGATTTCAG ATTGAAGGATTAAAACGACATCCAAGATATGGCGCCCGAATTGAGAGCAGCACATACAAGGGCATGTACCATGCCCTAAAAGAGATTGTTGCGAAGGAGGGGTTTGGAGGCCTTTATAAAGGACTTTTTCCATCTTTGGTGAAATCGGCTCCTGCTGGTGCCGTGACATTTGTGGCATATGAATACATCTCAGACTG TTTAATTGATCCATTTCTGGAAGAGGCTGCAGTTCCTTTAGATCTTGCAGTCTATACAAGATTTGAGGAGCCTACAAAACCAGCTGGATGA
- the LOC127762204 gene encoding protein SRC2-like yields MAQRTLELTLISAKDLKDVNLLSKMEVYAVVSLSGDRRSRQRIATDRAGGRNPAWNAAPLRFTVPASGAGSLHVLLRAERALGDRDVGEVHIPLSELLSGAPDGAVPAKFVSYQVRKISSGKPQGVLNFSYKIGEVTQSGSYPGASPPVAYGQAPPAPAYPPSAAASAAYPPQSTYPPPTAYPTAAKADGSAAAAYPPQSAYPPPGKGNEPSTAYPPPAGYPPATGSSKPAKAGEPVTAYPAAAGPSTAAPYGAAPPPQYGYGYPAQPPPPQAGYGYPPPPPQAGYGGGYGYPPQAGYGGYQQQAVKPAKKNNFGMGLGAGLLGGALGGLLIGDAISDASAYDAGYDAGFDDGGGFDF; encoded by the coding sequence atggcgcagaGGACGCTGGAGCTGACGCTGATCTCGGCCAAGGATCTCAAGGACGTGAACCtcctctccaagatggaggtctACGCCGTCGTCTCGCTCTCCGGCGACCGCCGCTCGCGGCAGCGGATCGCCACCGACCGCGCCGGTGGCCGCAACCCGGCGTGGAACGCCGCCCCGCTCCGGTTCACCGTCCCGGCCTCCGGCGCGGGTTCCCTCcacgtcctcctccgcgccgagCGCGCCCTCGGCGACCGCGACGTCGGCGAGGTCCACATCCCCCTCTCGGAGCTCCTCTCCGGCGCCCCCGACGGCGCCGTCCCCGCCAAGTTCGTCTCCTACCAGGTCCGCAAGATCTCCTCCGGGAAGCCACAGGGCGTCCTCAATTTCTCCTACAAGATCGGCGAGGTAACCCAATCCGGCTCCTACCCGGGTGCCTCTCCTCCGGTCGCGTACGGCCAAGCTCCACCGGCGCCAGCCTacccgccctccgccgccgcctccgcggcctaCCCGCCCCAATCCACCTACCCACCACCGACCGCCTACCCAACGGCAGCGAAGGCCGATGGGTCAGCCGCCGCGGCCTACCCACCCCAGTCCGCCTACCCACCACCGGGCAAGGGAAACGAGCCATCGACGGCTTACCCACCTCCCGCCGGCTACCCGCCGGCGACCGGAAGTAGTAAGCCGGCGAAGGCGGGTGAGCCGGTGACGGCGTACCCAGCCGCCGCGGggccgagcaccgccgcgccATACggcgcggcgccaccgccgcagtACGGCTACGGGTACCcggcccagccgccgccgccgcaagccgGCTACGGCtacccacccccgccgccgcaagccgggtacggcggcggctacggctaCCCGCCGCAGGCTGGGTACGGCGGCTACCAGCAGCAGGCCGTGAAGCCGGCGAAGAAGAACAACTTCGGGATGGGGCTCGGAGCCGGGCTGCTCGGCGGCGCGCTCGGCGGCCTCCTCATCGGAGACGCCATCTCCGACGCGTCGGCGTATGACGCCGGCTACGACGCAGGgttcgacgacggcggtggcttcGATTTCTAG